A genomic window from Coregonus clupeaformis isolate EN_2021a unplaced genomic scaffold, ASM2061545v1 scaf0169, whole genome shotgun sequence includes:
- the LOC121551215 gene encoding zinc finger protein 420-like isoform X1, with product MTLGLVVEERDPFWLISTPRGNTSVCLTEYSLLKEKRKDPVLSLSSLHLLVPPLRLLSAAMWQVAQQRDVRHYEKLEEFVTLVTEAIPELLSHRHRAQLILGLRARLVLELCRGPADPQTIQPYLDRMPTVTPGCTGYRDAEVEASESNFVMLVQSLLKDPVERECFFQEVFPEQYGQHYDTAVQTLTWEFLSRLEQLFPVPDLKQTATWLSSAPSVLEECVQSTPENLNLILQHHKSFGHLKVSSALSSMGDSILSSLSTPKMVVITEPTTFVIRSESSHNSADVLGPMSLEDTDAVVVTVYTEVEVGTEVEEEIVETMNEEYVPSNTSPLREEVVELKAEDMNLEMTVVEQFDYVGEEMSAAEEEMDTASVPVEQADEAVNISEDIRTATETVAVKKDVQDDQDGQSETVNVCVNQEGKDTSHGVTFQTQQPASSNVRRSTRLQSKTPRNWRRKGNTENKNNGEASSVDYVILPKGREAGESDKVTLFTCPKCAYHSLEETSLHLHMQSIHTEEYNKFNASGKNRAEVSPCPDNTDQIFTSIKPLLSSNPLITENSENQTDNAGTRTKAKGYHKSHTCATCGRIFTRSSDVRRHQLTHTGERPFHCSQCDRTFQHSWDLTKHEKKHGGTSISFPCQQCGSSFANLRSLTAHHRSSHLGESDLPHLCSICGKSFPSSSELLEHRKSHGTSLQYICQPCGESFHSLLARSQHRQTHLVKRQFKCPHCDKSYTRKADVKRHMFTHSGERPHQCNQCGRCFSFLFLLKKHQIVHTGERPFQCSHCPKRFTLISILSRHERMHTGERPFLCSVCGKSFLSQGELSKHHRSHTDERPYACNQCDKRFKSKKSQQEHIISHTGVRPYPCSYCGKGFTKPYALTRHHLIHTGERPFSCTHCGKTFLTPAEVQLHMRIHTGERPYPCPDCQLKFRSSSDLARHKRFHTGVQTFVCNQCMKNFPTSSKLKKHMENHSGTEAVQRSDFGENSNQA from the exons ATGACATTGGGGCTGGTTGTTGAGGAGAG GGACCCCTTTTGGCTCATCAGCACCCCCAGAGGCAACACTTCTGTATGTTTAACAGAGTATTCCTTAttaaaagagaagagaaaag ATCCAGTTCTCAGTCTTTCTTCTCTGCACCTCCTGGTTCCACCCTTGCGGCTCCTGTCTGCTGCCATGTGGCAGGTGGCTCAGCAAAGAGATGTGAGGCACTATGAGAAGCTGGAGGAGTTTGTGACTCTGGTGACAGAGGCCATTCCAGAGCTGCTGAGCCACAGACATAGAGCCCAGCTCATTCTGGGTCTGAGAGCAAGG CTTGTTCTGGAGCTGTGCCGAGGCCCTGCTGACCCTCAAACCATCCAACCTTACCTGGACAGAATGCCCACTGTTACTCCAGGATGCACAGGA TACAGAGATGCAGAGGTGGAAGCATCTGAATCCAATTTTGTGATGCTTGTCCAATCCCTGCTAAAGGACCCAGTCGAGAGGGAGTGCTTCTTTCAG GAGGTGTTCCCGGAACAATATGGCCAACATTATGACACAGCGGTGCAGACGTTAACATGGGAGTTCCTCTCCAGACTGGAACAACTGTTTCCAGTACCAGACCTCAAGCAG ACTGCGACATGGCTCAGCTCTGCCCCTTCAGTCCTGGAGGAGTGTGTGCAGTCTACCCCAGAGAATCTGAACCTCATTCTCCAGCACCATAAGAGTTTTGGACATTTAAAAGTATCTT CTGCTCTCTCCTCCATGGGCGACagcatcctctcctctctgtccacccCTAAAATGGTGGTCATCACTGAGCCGACCACTTTTGTCATCCGGTCAGAGTCATCACATAACTCTGCAGACGTGCTGGGCCCCATGTCTTTAGAGGACACTGATGCTGTAGTAGTAACTGTTTACACTGAAGTGGAGGTTGGAACAGAGGTTGAAGAAGAGATTGTAGAGACAATGAACGAGGAATACGTACCGTCGAACACCTCTCCACTGCGGGAGGAGGTGGTTGAACTTAAAGCTGAGGATATGAATCTGGAGATGACCGTCGTTGAACAATTTGACTACGTGGGGGAGGAGATGAGTGCAgctgaggaagagatggacacagcgAGTGTTCCGGTGGAGCAAGCAGATGAAGCCGTTAATATCAGTGAAGACATTAGAACTGCGACAGAGACTGTAGCAGTCAAAAAGGATGTCCAAGATGATCAGGATGGCCAATCGGAGACTGTGAATGTATGTGTGAACCAGGAAGGGAAGGACACGTCCCATGGGGTCACCTTTCAAACCCAACAACCTGCGTCGTCAAATGTGAGGCGGTCTACACGGCTGCAGTCGAAGACACCAAGAAATTGGCGGAGGAAAGGGAACACAGAGAACAA gaacaatggtgaggcCTCAAGCGTGGATTACGTCATTTTACCCAAGGGAAGAGAAGCCG GTGAATCTGACAAGGTGACCCTCTTTACCTGCCCCAAGTGTGCCTACCACAGTCTGGAGGAAACGAGCCTTCACCTCCACATGCAAAGCATTCACACAGAGGAGTACAACAAGTTCAATGCGTCTGGGAAAAACAGAGCAGAGGTTTCACCATGTCCTGACAACACTGACCAGATATTCACATCAATCAAACCTCTCCTTTCTTCAAACCCCTTAATAACCGAAAACTCTGAGAATCAAACAGATAATGCTGGGACTCGCACCAAAGCAAAAGGCTACCATAAGTCCCACACATGCGCCACGTGCGGTAGGATTTTCACTCGCTCGTCAGATGTGAGGAGACACCAGCTCACCCACACGGGTGAGAGACCCTTCCACTGCTCTCAATGCGACAGGACCTTCCAGCACTCGTGGGACCTGACCAAGCATGAGAAGAAACATGGTGGGACATCCATCTCTTTCCCCTGCCAGCAGTGCGGGAGCTCCTTTGCCAACCTCCGCTCTCTGACAGCCCACCACAGAAGTTCCCACCTGGGCGAGAGCGACCTGCCCCACCTCTGCTCAATCTGTGGCAAGAGCTTCCCCTCCTCCTCGGAGCTGCTGGAGCACAGGAAGAGCCACGGGACCAGCCTCCAGTACATCTGCCAGCCGTGTGGTGAAAGCTTCCACTCCCTGCTGGCTCGCTCCCAACACCGGCAGACCCACCTGGTAAAGCGGCAGTTCAAGTGCCCCCACTGCGACAAGAGCTATACACGCAAAGCTGATGTGAAGAGGCACATGTTCACCCACAGCGGCGAGCGACCGCACCAGTGCAACCAGTGTGGGAGGTGCTTTTCCTTCCTCTTCCTGCTCAAGAAACACCAAATAGTTCACACGGGCGAGAGACCTTTCCAGTGCTCCCACTGTCCCAAGAGGTTCACATTGATATCCATCCTGAGCAGACATGAGAGAATGCACACCGGGGAAAGACCCTTCCTCTGCTCtgtgtgtgggaagagctttCTGTCCCAGGGGGAGCTGTCCAAGCACCACCGCTCCCACACTGATGAGAGACCGTACGCTTGCAATCAGTGTGACAAGAGGTTTAAGAGCAAAAAATCCCAACAGGAACATATCATATCCCACACCGGCGTGCGCCCTTACCCCTGCTCTTATTGTGGGAAAGGATTCACCAAACCATACGCTCTGACCAGGCACCATCTCATACATACAGGGGAAAGACCATTTTCCTGCACCCACTGTGGGAAGACATTTCTCACCCCCGCAGAAGTACAACTACACATGCGCATTCACACAGGGGAACGCCCTTATCCCTGCCCTGATTGTCAGCTGAAGTTTAGGAGTTCGTCAGACTTGGCACGACACAAACGCTTTCATACAGGGGTGCAGACATTTGTCTGTAACCAGTGTATGAAAAACTTTCCCACCTCATCCAAACTGAAGAAACACATGGAGAACCATTCAGGGACAGAGGCTGTCCAGAGATCAGACTTTGGAGAAAATTCCAACCAAGCGTGA
- the LOC121551215 gene encoding zinc finger protein 420-like isoform X2 — MDTCGLSKDINDPVLSLSSLHLLVPPLRLLSAAMWQVAQQRDVRHYEKLEEFVTLVTEAIPELLSHRHRAQLILGLRARLVLELCRGPADPQTIQPYLDRMPTVTPGCTGYRDAEVEASESNFVMLVQSLLKDPVERECFFQEVFPEQYGQHYDTAVQTLTWEFLSRLEQLFPVPDLKQTATWLSSAPSVLEECVQSTPENLNLILQHHKSFGHLKVSSALSSMGDSILSSLSTPKMVVITEPTTFVIRSESSHNSADVLGPMSLEDTDAVVVTVYTEVEVGTEVEEEIVETMNEEYVPSNTSPLREEVVELKAEDMNLEMTVVEQFDYVGEEMSAAEEEMDTASVPVEQADEAVNISEDIRTATETVAVKKDVQDDQDGQSETVNVCVNQEGKDTSHGVTFQTQQPASSNVRRSTRLQSKTPRNWRRKGNTENKNNGEASSVDYVILPKGREAGESDKVTLFTCPKCAYHSLEETSLHLHMQSIHTEEYNKFNASGKNRAEVSPCPDNTDQIFTSIKPLLSSNPLITENSENQTDNAGTRTKAKGYHKSHTCATCGRIFTRSSDVRRHQLTHTGERPFHCSQCDRTFQHSWDLTKHEKKHGGTSISFPCQQCGSSFANLRSLTAHHRSSHLGESDLPHLCSICGKSFPSSSELLEHRKSHGTSLQYICQPCGESFHSLLARSQHRQTHLVKRQFKCPHCDKSYTRKADVKRHMFTHSGERPHQCNQCGRCFSFLFLLKKHQIVHTGERPFQCSHCPKRFTLISILSRHERMHTGERPFLCSVCGKSFLSQGELSKHHRSHTDERPYACNQCDKRFKSKKSQQEHIISHTGVRPYPCSYCGKGFTKPYALTRHHLIHTGERPFSCTHCGKTFLTPAEVQLHMRIHTGERPYPCPDCQLKFRSSSDLARHKRFHTGVQTFVCNQCMKNFPTSSKLKKHMENHSGTEAVQRSDFGENSNQA, encoded by the exons ATGGATACATGTGGACTATCTAAAGACATCAATG ATCCAGTTCTCAGTCTTTCTTCTCTGCACCTCCTGGTTCCACCCTTGCGGCTCCTGTCTGCTGCCATGTGGCAGGTGGCTCAGCAAAGAGATGTGAGGCACTATGAGAAGCTGGAGGAGTTTGTGACTCTGGTGACAGAGGCCATTCCAGAGCTGCTGAGCCACAGACATAGAGCCCAGCTCATTCTGGGTCTGAGAGCAAGG CTTGTTCTGGAGCTGTGCCGAGGCCCTGCTGACCCTCAAACCATCCAACCTTACCTGGACAGAATGCCCACTGTTACTCCAGGATGCACAGGA TACAGAGATGCAGAGGTGGAAGCATCTGAATCCAATTTTGTGATGCTTGTCCAATCCCTGCTAAAGGACCCAGTCGAGAGGGAGTGCTTCTTTCAG GAGGTGTTCCCGGAACAATATGGCCAACATTATGACACAGCGGTGCAGACGTTAACATGGGAGTTCCTCTCCAGACTGGAACAACTGTTTCCAGTACCAGACCTCAAGCAG ACTGCGACATGGCTCAGCTCTGCCCCTTCAGTCCTGGAGGAGTGTGTGCAGTCTACCCCAGAGAATCTGAACCTCATTCTCCAGCACCATAAGAGTTTTGGACATTTAAAAGTATCTT CTGCTCTCTCCTCCATGGGCGACagcatcctctcctctctgtccacccCTAAAATGGTGGTCATCACTGAGCCGACCACTTTTGTCATCCGGTCAGAGTCATCACATAACTCTGCAGACGTGCTGGGCCCCATGTCTTTAGAGGACACTGATGCTGTAGTAGTAACTGTTTACACTGAAGTGGAGGTTGGAACAGAGGTTGAAGAAGAGATTGTAGAGACAATGAACGAGGAATACGTACCGTCGAACACCTCTCCACTGCGGGAGGAGGTGGTTGAACTTAAAGCTGAGGATATGAATCTGGAGATGACCGTCGTTGAACAATTTGACTACGTGGGGGAGGAGATGAGTGCAgctgaggaagagatggacacagcgAGTGTTCCGGTGGAGCAAGCAGATGAAGCCGTTAATATCAGTGAAGACATTAGAACTGCGACAGAGACTGTAGCAGTCAAAAAGGATGTCCAAGATGATCAGGATGGCCAATCGGAGACTGTGAATGTATGTGTGAACCAGGAAGGGAAGGACACGTCCCATGGGGTCACCTTTCAAACCCAACAACCTGCGTCGTCAAATGTGAGGCGGTCTACACGGCTGCAGTCGAAGACACCAAGAAATTGGCGGAGGAAAGGGAACACAGAGAACAA gaacaatggtgaggcCTCAAGCGTGGATTACGTCATTTTACCCAAGGGAAGAGAAGCCG GTGAATCTGACAAGGTGACCCTCTTTACCTGCCCCAAGTGTGCCTACCACAGTCTGGAGGAAACGAGCCTTCACCTCCACATGCAAAGCATTCACACAGAGGAGTACAACAAGTTCAATGCGTCTGGGAAAAACAGAGCAGAGGTTTCACCATGTCCTGACAACACTGACCAGATATTCACATCAATCAAACCTCTCCTTTCTTCAAACCCCTTAATAACCGAAAACTCTGAGAATCAAACAGATAATGCTGGGACTCGCACCAAAGCAAAAGGCTACCATAAGTCCCACACATGCGCCACGTGCGGTAGGATTTTCACTCGCTCGTCAGATGTGAGGAGACACCAGCTCACCCACACGGGTGAGAGACCCTTCCACTGCTCTCAATGCGACAGGACCTTCCAGCACTCGTGGGACCTGACCAAGCATGAGAAGAAACATGGTGGGACATCCATCTCTTTCCCCTGCCAGCAGTGCGGGAGCTCCTTTGCCAACCTCCGCTCTCTGACAGCCCACCACAGAAGTTCCCACCTGGGCGAGAGCGACCTGCCCCACCTCTGCTCAATCTGTGGCAAGAGCTTCCCCTCCTCCTCGGAGCTGCTGGAGCACAGGAAGAGCCACGGGACCAGCCTCCAGTACATCTGCCAGCCGTGTGGTGAAAGCTTCCACTCCCTGCTGGCTCGCTCCCAACACCGGCAGACCCACCTGGTAAAGCGGCAGTTCAAGTGCCCCCACTGCGACAAGAGCTATACACGCAAAGCTGATGTGAAGAGGCACATGTTCACCCACAGCGGCGAGCGACCGCACCAGTGCAACCAGTGTGGGAGGTGCTTTTCCTTCCTCTTCCTGCTCAAGAAACACCAAATAGTTCACACGGGCGAGAGACCTTTCCAGTGCTCCCACTGTCCCAAGAGGTTCACATTGATATCCATCCTGAGCAGACATGAGAGAATGCACACCGGGGAAAGACCCTTCCTCTGCTCtgtgtgtgggaagagctttCTGTCCCAGGGGGAGCTGTCCAAGCACCACCGCTCCCACACTGATGAGAGACCGTACGCTTGCAATCAGTGTGACAAGAGGTTTAAGAGCAAAAAATCCCAACAGGAACATATCATATCCCACACCGGCGTGCGCCCTTACCCCTGCTCTTATTGTGGGAAAGGATTCACCAAACCATACGCTCTGACCAGGCACCATCTCATACATACAGGGGAAAGACCATTTTCCTGCACCCACTGTGGGAAGACATTTCTCACCCCCGCAGAAGTACAACTACACATGCGCATTCACACAGGGGAACGCCCTTATCCCTGCCCTGATTGTCAGCTGAAGTTTAGGAGTTCGTCAGACTTGGCACGACACAAACGCTTTCATACAGGGGTGCAGACATTTGTCTGTAACCAGTGTATGAAAAACTTTCCCACCTCATCCAAACTGAAGAAACACATGGAGAACCATTCAGGGACAGAGGCTGTCCAGAGATCAGACTTTGGAGAAAATTCCAACCAAGCGTGA
- the LOC121551215 gene encoding zinc finger protein 420-like isoform X3, giving the protein MWQVAQQRDVRHYEKLEEFVTLVTEAIPELLSHRHRAQLILGLRARLVLELCRGPADPQTIQPYLDRMPTVTPGCTGYRDAEVEASESNFVMLVQSLLKDPVERECFFQEVFPEQYGQHYDTAVQTLTWEFLSRLEQLFPVPDLKQTATWLSSAPSVLEECVQSTPENLNLILQHHKSFGHLKVSSALSSMGDSILSSLSTPKMVVITEPTTFVIRSESSHNSADVLGPMSLEDTDAVVVTVYTEVEVGTEVEEEIVETMNEEYVPSNTSPLREEVVELKAEDMNLEMTVVEQFDYVGEEMSAAEEEMDTASVPVEQADEAVNISEDIRTATETVAVKKDVQDDQDGQSETVNVCVNQEGKDTSHGVTFQTQQPASSNVRRSTRLQSKTPRNWRRKGNTENKNNGEASSVDYVILPKGREAGESDKVTLFTCPKCAYHSLEETSLHLHMQSIHTEEYNKFNASGKNRAEVSPCPDNTDQIFTSIKPLLSSNPLITENSENQTDNAGTRTKAKGYHKSHTCATCGRIFTRSSDVRRHQLTHTGERPFHCSQCDRTFQHSWDLTKHEKKHGGTSISFPCQQCGSSFANLRSLTAHHRSSHLGESDLPHLCSICGKSFPSSSELLEHRKSHGTSLQYICQPCGESFHSLLARSQHRQTHLVKRQFKCPHCDKSYTRKADVKRHMFTHSGERPHQCNQCGRCFSFLFLLKKHQIVHTGERPFQCSHCPKRFTLISILSRHERMHTGERPFLCSVCGKSFLSQGELSKHHRSHTDERPYACNQCDKRFKSKKSQQEHIISHTGVRPYPCSYCGKGFTKPYALTRHHLIHTGERPFSCTHCGKTFLTPAEVQLHMRIHTGERPYPCPDCQLKFRSSSDLARHKRFHTGVQTFVCNQCMKNFPTSSKLKKHMENHSGTEAVQRSDFGENSNQA; this is encoded by the exons ATGTGGCAGGTGGCTCAGCAAAGAGATGTGAGGCACTATGAGAAGCTGGAGGAGTTTGTGACTCTGGTGACAGAGGCCATTCCAGAGCTGCTGAGCCACAGACATAGAGCCCAGCTCATTCTGGGTCTGAGAGCAAGG CTTGTTCTGGAGCTGTGCCGAGGCCCTGCTGACCCTCAAACCATCCAACCTTACCTGGACAGAATGCCCACTGTTACTCCAGGATGCACAGGA TACAGAGATGCAGAGGTGGAAGCATCTGAATCCAATTTTGTGATGCTTGTCCAATCCCTGCTAAAGGACCCAGTCGAGAGGGAGTGCTTCTTTCAG GAGGTGTTCCCGGAACAATATGGCCAACATTATGACACAGCGGTGCAGACGTTAACATGGGAGTTCCTCTCCAGACTGGAACAACTGTTTCCAGTACCAGACCTCAAGCAG ACTGCGACATGGCTCAGCTCTGCCCCTTCAGTCCTGGAGGAGTGTGTGCAGTCTACCCCAGAGAATCTGAACCTCATTCTCCAGCACCATAAGAGTTTTGGACATTTAAAAGTATCTT CTGCTCTCTCCTCCATGGGCGACagcatcctctcctctctgtccacccCTAAAATGGTGGTCATCACTGAGCCGACCACTTTTGTCATCCGGTCAGAGTCATCACATAACTCTGCAGACGTGCTGGGCCCCATGTCTTTAGAGGACACTGATGCTGTAGTAGTAACTGTTTACACTGAAGTGGAGGTTGGAACAGAGGTTGAAGAAGAGATTGTAGAGACAATGAACGAGGAATACGTACCGTCGAACACCTCTCCACTGCGGGAGGAGGTGGTTGAACTTAAAGCTGAGGATATGAATCTGGAGATGACCGTCGTTGAACAATTTGACTACGTGGGGGAGGAGATGAGTGCAgctgaggaagagatggacacagcgAGTGTTCCGGTGGAGCAAGCAGATGAAGCCGTTAATATCAGTGAAGACATTAGAACTGCGACAGAGACTGTAGCAGTCAAAAAGGATGTCCAAGATGATCAGGATGGCCAATCGGAGACTGTGAATGTATGTGTGAACCAGGAAGGGAAGGACACGTCCCATGGGGTCACCTTTCAAACCCAACAACCTGCGTCGTCAAATGTGAGGCGGTCTACACGGCTGCAGTCGAAGACACCAAGAAATTGGCGGAGGAAAGGGAACACAGAGAACAA gaacaatggtgaggcCTCAAGCGTGGATTACGTCATTTTACCCAAGGGAAGAGAAGCCG GTGAATCTGACAAGGTGACCCTCTTTACCTGCCCCAAGTGTGCCTACCACAGTCTGGAGGAAACGAGCCTTCACCTCCACATGCAAAGCATTCACACAGAGGAGTACAACAAGTTCAATGCGTCTGGGAAAAACAGAGCAGAGGTTTCACCATGTCCTGACAACACTGACCAGATATTCACATCAATCAAACCTCTCCTTTCTTCAAACCCCTTAATAACCGAAAACTCTGAGAATCAAACAGATAATGCTGGGACTCGCACCAAAGCAAAAGGCTACCATAAGTCCCACACATGCGCCACGTGCGGTAGGATTTTCACTCGCTCGTCAGATGTGAGGAGACACCAGCTCACCCACACGGGTGAGAGACCCTTCCACTGCTCTCAATGCGACAGGACCTTCCAGCACTCGTGGGACCTGACCAAGCATGAGAAGAAACATGGTGGGACATCCATCTCTTTCCCCTGCCAGCAGTGCGGGAGCTCCTTTGCCAACCTCCGCTCTCTGACAGCCCACCACAGAAGTTCCCACCTGGGCGAGAGCGACCTGCCCCACCTCTGCTCAATCTGTGGCAAGAGCTTCCCCTCCTCCTCGGAGCTGCTGGAGCACAGGAAGAGCCACGGGACCAGCCTCCAGTACATCTGCCAGCCGTGTGGTGAAAGCTTCCACTCCCTGCTGGCTCGCTCCCAACACCGGCAGACCCACCTGGTAAAGCGGCAGTTCAAGTGCCCCCACTGCGACAAGAGCTATACACGCAAAGCTGATGTGAAGAGGCACATGTTCACCCACAGCGGCGAGCGACCGCACCAGTGCAACCAGTGTGGGAGGTGCTTTTCCTTCCTCTTCCTGCTCAAGAAACACCAAATAGTTCACACGGGCGAGAGACCTTTCCAGTGCTCCCACTGTCCCAAGAGGTTCACATTGATATCCATCCTGAGCAGACATGAGAGAATGCACACCGGGGAAAGACCCTTCCTCTGCTCtgtgtgtgggaagagctttCTGTCCCAGGGGGAGCTGTCCAAGCACCACCGCTCCCACACTGATGAGAGACCGTACGCTTGCAATCAGTGTGACAAGAGGTTTAAGAGCAAAAAATCCCAACAGGAACATATCATATCCCACACCGGCGTGCGCCCTTACCCCTGCTCTTATTGTGGGAAAGGATTCACCAAACCATACGCTCTGACCAGGCACCATCTCATACATACAGGGGAAAGACCATTTTCCTGCACCCACTGTGGGAAGACATTTCTCACCCCCGCAGAAGTACAACTACACATGCGCATTCACACAGGGGAACGCCCTTATCCCTGCCCTGATTGTCAGCTGAAGTTTAGGAGTTCGTCAGACTTGGCACGACACAAACGCTTTCATACAGGGGTGCAGACATTTGTCTGTAACCAGTGTATGAAAAACTTTCCCACCTCATCCAAACTGAAGAAACACATGGAGAACCATTCAGGGACAGAGGCTGTCCAGAGATCAGACTTTGGAGAAAATTCCAACCAAGCGTGA